One genomic window of Candidatus Kuenenia stuttgartiensis includes the following:
- the rpmG gene encoding 50S ribosomal protein L33: MREYITLVCRECSNRNYRTPKKAKQAEKLELKKFCKNCGRHVFHKEYKK; encoded by the coding sequence ATGCGAGAGTATATTACCCTGGTTTGTCGTGAATGTTCCAACAGGAACTACAGAACGCCTAAAAAGGCAAAGCAGGCGGAAAAGTTGGAATTGAAGAAATTTTGTAAGAACTGTGGAAGGCATGTGTTCCACAAAGAATATAAAAAGTAG
- the secE gene encoding preprotein translocase subunit SecE, giving the protein MSLFVIHKKGQGSYSRIVVGIALGLLALFASISLYNVLIGLPNIFENARVPLVDIELTWGLICSVALFVFLGYLICILVAGFKTGLRPIDEGGKKAVEFLVETQNELQKVSWPTRYELVGSTIVVIISVVIIGFFILGVDWVVSFFMEYIGVL; this is encoded by the coding sequence ATGTCATTGTTTGTTATTCATAAGAAGGGCCAAGGATCTTATAGCAGGATAGTTGTTGGTATTGCGTTAGGGTTGCTAGCGTTGTTTGCTTCCATTTCGTTGTACAATGTCTTGATAGGATTGCCAAATATATTTGAAAATGCGAGGGTTCCCCTTGTAGATATTGAGCTTACATGGGGATTAATTTGTTCGGTTGCGCTTTTTGTTTTTCTGGGGTATCTGATTTGTATCTTGGTTGCTGGCTTTAAAACCGGGCTGAGGCCTATTGATGAAGGCGGAAAAAAAGCAGTAGAATTTTTAGTTGAAACTCAAAATGAACTTCAGAAAGTATCATGGCCTACAAGATATGAGTTGGTTGGCTCCACGATTGTTGTGATTATATCTGTGGTAATCATAGGATTTTTTATATTAGGTGTAGACTGGGTCGTCTCCTTCTTCATGGAGTATATTGGAGTACTATAA
- the nusG gene encoding transcription termination/antitermination protein NusG, whose amino-acid sequence MPKEWFVLRVQSNREDKVRDNLVERIRAQGMESLITNVLVPSEKISEVKGGKKRVSDRKIYPGYIMVEIEVDEKGQIPKEVWFTIRETSGTGEFIGGQSKPVPMTKYEVEKLLSDLDQKEERPRAKIEFNEGEKVRIKEGPFENYDGIVEEVLPASGRVKVMLTVFGRATPVELEYWQVESI is encoded by the coding sequence ATGCCAAAGGAATGGTTTGTTTTGCGTGTGCAAAGCAATAGAGAAGATAAAGTCAGGGACAATTTAGTAGAGCGTATAAGAGCACAGGGTATGGAGAGCCTGATTACAAATGTACTGGTGCCGAGTGAGAAAATTTCTGAGGTTAAGGGTGGTAAGAAGAGGGTATCTGACCGCAAAATATATCCAGGATACATAATGGTAGAGATTGAGGTAGACGAAAAAGGTCAAATTCCAAAGGAAGTTTGGTTTACGATTCGCGAAACTTCAGGCACAGGGGAATTTATTGGCGGCCAGAGTAAGCCTGTGCCTATGACCAAATATGAGGTTGAAAAACTTCTTTCTGATCTGGATCAGAAAGAAGAAAGGCCGCGTGCAAAGATCGAATTTAATGAAGGCGAGAAGGTACGAATAAAAGAAGGACCGTTTGAGAATTATGATGGAATAGTTGAAGAGGTTTTGCCTGCGAGTGGCCGCGTTAAGGTTATGCTTACCGTGTTCGGAAGGGCAACGCCAGTTGAATTAGAATATTGGCAAGTAGAGTCAATTTAA
- the rplK gene encoding 50S ribosomal protein L11, whose translation MAKEILAKIKLQCPAGQATPAPPVGPALGQHGVNIGQFVKQFNDKTKDLQGILTPAEITVFKDKTFTFIIKSPPASVLLKQSAGIVKGSPEPNRQKVGQVNKQQIREIAARKLADLNVSNLESAMRIIEGTAHTMGLKIVD comes from the coding sequence ATGGCAAAGGAGATTTTGGCTAAAATCAAGTTGCAGTGTCCGGCAGGGCAGGCAACCCCTGCACCTCCGGTTGGTCCGGCACTTGGGCAGCATGGAGTAAATATCGGGCAATTTGTGAAGCAGTTTAACGATAAAACGAAAGATTTGCAGGGAATTTTAACTCCTGCAGAGATTACTGTTTTTAAAGATAAAACGTTTACCTTTATAATTAAGTCTCCGCCTGCTTCTGTGCTATTAAAACAATCCGCAGGTATTGTTAAAGGTTCGCCAGAGCCAAATCGGCAGAAGGTTGGGCAAGTTAACAAACAACAAATCAGGGAAATAGCAGCTAGAAAGTTGGCAGATTTAAATGTTAGTAATTTAGAAAGTGCAATGAGGATAATAGAAGGAACTGCTCATACTATGGGGCTTAAAATTGTGGATTAG
- the rplA gene encoding 50S ribosomal protein L1, which translates to MLKRSKRYLESLKHIDINKKYELEDALKHLKSFKTAKFDESVEVVIKLGIDAKQSDQLVRGAISLPKGIGKSLKVIVFAVGEKATIAKDAGAEEVGAEDLVKKVEGGWGDFDVAISTPDMMRIVGKLGKVLGPQGKMPSPKSGTVTDDVETAVREFKAGKIEFRNDAGGNVHAIAGKLSFSVADLADNINTFIKHILNLRPSAAKGMYIEKVSLSSTMSPGVMLQI; encoded by the coding sequence ATGCTAAAAAGAAGTAAAAGATATTTAGAATCTTTAAAACATATAGATATAAACAAAAAATACGAATTAGAGGATGCCTTAAAACATCTTAAATCTTTTAAGACTGCAAAGTTCGATGAAAGTGTCGAAGTCGTAATTAAGTTGGGTATCGATGCAAAACAATCAGACCAGCTTGTTAGAGGTGCTATATCTTTGCCGAAGGGTATTGGCAAAAGTTTAAAGGTGATAGTTTTTGCCGTTGGAGAAAAAGCAACTATTGCGAAAGATGCAGGAGCTGAAGAGGTTGGTGCTGAAGATCTGGTGAAAAAGGTTGAGGGGGGATGGGGGGATTTTGACGTCGCAATTTCTACTCCGGATATGATGAGAATAGTTGGTAAATTAGGTAAAGTGTTAGGTCCTCAGGGTAAAATGCCGTCTCCCAAGTCGGGAACTGTAACCGACGATGTAGAAACAGCTGTTAGGGAGTTTAAAGCAGGTAAAATTGAGTTTAGAAATGATGCTGGTGGAAATGTTCATGCAATTGCTGGAAAGCTGTCGTTTTCCGTTGCAGATCTTGCCGACAATATAAACACATTTATTAAACATATATTGAACTTGCGTCCATCGGCTGCAAAAGGGATGTATATAGAGAAGGTTTCACTTTCTTCGACGATGAGTCCTGGCGTAATGTTGCAAATTTAA
- the rplJ gene encoding 50S ribosomal protein L10, protein MPNELKELTIKELISRYDDKSSYLVVGYRGITALQFNQLRNELWQKKILMEVVKNSLAAVAFKKIGKTAIVGLLNGPSAIISGGDDPVLMAKETVKYSEDLPFFTLQGGFFEGEALSIDSIKSLAKLPSLPVLRSQIVFSINAPIVGVATAFNSILRSLATIFQEIKTQKEESNG, encoded by the coding sequence ATGCCAAATGAATTAAAAGAACTTACAATAAAAGAACTGATTTCTCGTTATGATGATAAGAGTAGCTATCTGGTAGTTGGTTATAGAGGTATCACTGCTTTGCAGTTTAATCAGTTGCGAAATGAATTATGGCAGAAGAAGATACTTATGGAGGTTGTTAAAAATTCTCTTGCAGCGGTTGCGTTTAAGAAAATAGGCAAGACGGCAATAGTTGGTTTGCTAAATGGTCCTTCTGCTATCATAAGTGGCGGGGATGATCCGGTATTAATGGCAAAAGAAACAGTTAAATACTCTGAAGATTTGCCATTTTTTACGTTGCAGGGTGGGTTTTTTGAGGGAGAGGCACTGTCAATTGATTCTATCAAGAGTTTGGCGAAGCTTCCTTCCTTGCCAGTGCTTAGATCCCAAATAGTATTTAGTATAAATGCTCCGATAGTCGGGGTGGCAACCGCTTTTAACAGTATATTGCGCAGTTTAGCAACTATATTTCAAGAGATAAAAACACAAAAAGAAGAAAGTAATGGGTAA
- the rplL gene encoding 50S ribosomal protein L7/L12, producing the protein MEEKEVDVTGKIAQVLDIVSGMTLLEASELVKAFEKKFGVSASAVAAMPVGMPMAGAEAAVEEEKTSFDVILKEVGANKIQVIKAVRAETNLGLKEAKDLVEGAPKAVKEGVTKEDADKIRKTLEEAGAKVEIK; encoded by the coding sequence ATGGAAGAAAAAGAAGTCGATGTAACCGGGAAAATAGCGCAGGTACTAGATATAGTATCGGGAATGACACTGTTGGAGGCATCTGAATTAGTAAAAGCATTCGAAAAGAAATTTGGTGTTTCCGCATCTGCAGTAGCCGCAATGCCTGTTGGTATGCCTATGGCTGGAGCCGAGGCTGCCGTAGAAGAAGAGAAGACATCTTTTGATGTAATTCTAAAAGAGGTGGGAGCTAACAAAATTCAAGTAATTAAGGCGGTTCGAGCGGAAACAAATTTAGGCCTCAAAGAGGCGAAAGATCTTGTAGAGGGTGCGCCTAAGGCTGTTAAAGAAGGGGTGACGAAGGAAGACGCTGACAAAATTAGAAAAACATTAGAAGAAGCTGGTGCCAAAGTAGAAATAAAATAA